From a single Vitis vinifera cultivar Pinot Noir 40024 chromosome 18, ASM3070453v1 genomic region:
- the DFR gene encoding dihydroflavonol 4-reductase, with the protein MGSQSETVCVTGASGFIGSWLVMRLLERGYTVRATVRDPTNVKKVKHLLDLPKAETHLTLWKADLADEGSFDEAIKGCTGVFHVATPMDFESKDPENEVIKPTIEGMLGIMKSCAAAKTVRRLVFTSSAGTVNIQEHQLPVYDESCWSDMEFCRAKKMTAWMYFVSKTLAEQAAWKYAKENNIDFITIIPTLVVGPFIMSSMPPSLITALSPITGNEAHYSIIRQGQFVHLDDLCNAHIYLFENPKAEGRYICSSHDCIILDLAKMLREKYPEYNIPTEFKGVDENLKSVCFSSKKLTDLGFEFKYSLEDMFTGAVDTCRAKGLLPPSHEKPVDGKT; encoded by the exons ATGGGTTCACAAAGTGAAACCGTGTGCGTCACCGGTGCCTCCGGTTTCATCGGTTCATGGCTGGTCATGAGGCTCCTGGAGCGCGGCTATACTGTTCGGGCCACCGTTCGCGATCCAA CTAACGTGAAAAAAGTGAAGCATTTGCTGGACTTGCCCAAAGCGGAGACGCATCTGACTCTCTGGAAGGCAGATCTTGCTGATGAAGGAAGTTTCGATGAAGCTATTAAAGGCTGCACCGGCGTCTTCCATGTTGCCACACCCATGGATTTTGAATCGAAGGATCCTGAG AATGAAGTGATAAAGCCAACTATTGAAGGGATGTTGGGCATAATGAAATCGTGTGCTGCCGCAAAGACTGTCAGAAGGCTTGTATTCACATCCTCCGCAGGAACTGTGAACATTCAAGAACACCAACTGCCAGTGTACGATGAAAGCTGCTGGAGTGATATGGAATTTTGCCGGGCTAAAAAGATGACTGCATGG ATGTACTTTGTCTCCAAGACACTGGCTGAGCAAGCTGCATGGAAGTATGCCAAGGAAAATAACATTGACTTCATCACTATCATACCGACTCTTGTGGTTGGCCCCTTCATAATGTCATCAATGCCTCCAAGCCTCATAACTGCTCTTTCCCCGATCACTG GAAACGAAGCTCATTATTCAATTATACGGCAGGGCCAATTTGTTCACCTGGATGACCTCTGCAATGCTCATATTTACTTGTTTGAGAATCCTAAGGCAGAGGGACGTTACATTTGCTCCTCCCACGATTGTATCATTCTCGATCTTGCAAAAATGCTTAGAGAAAAATACCCCGAGTATAATATCCCCACAGA GTTCAAAGGTGTTGATGAGAACTTGAAGAGTGTCTGTTTCTCCTCCAAGAAGCTGACAGATTTGGGGTTTGAGTTTAAATACAGCTTAGAGGACATGTTTACTGGAGCTGTGGACACATGCCGGGCCAAGGGATTGCTTCCCCCTTCACATGAGAAACCTGTAGATGGCAAGACCTAG